A window of Paenibacillus polygoni contains these coding sequences:
- a CDS encoding YitT family protein, translating into MRTMEQLRKKETERYGNKVPALPAFLKSTGMMMFGTMLMAFAFYHINYVNHLSEGGFVGLALLGSYIAGWPAALTSLLLDLPIILIAWYLMGRKYMYKALLGAISFSLFYEWCERYSPLVINLHGSLLAAAIFSGILTGIGAGLVIRSGSATGGDDILAVLISQRSRFKIGTVFFLMDAVVLVVSLAFMPLKETLYTILAVWISGKLITLVTQGSNQSHPKTETVPSVPYKQAIQDKVKISSTVPVVQPAPKPAKAILTNSQRSLAGVSVHPSSTGGS; encoded by the coding sequence ATGAGGACAATGGAACAACTACGAAAGAAAGAAACTGAGAGGTATGGTAATAAAGTTCCTGCACTGCCTGCTTTTTTGAAAAGCACAGGCATGATGATGTTTGGAACGATGCTGATGGCATTTGCGTTTTATCATATTAATTATGTCAATCATCTATCAGAAGGTGGGTTTGTAGGGCTTGCCCTGCTGGGAAGTTATATCGCCGGATGGCCGGCTGCGCTTACTTCTTTACTGCTTGATCTGCCAATTATTCTGATTGCTTGGTATTTGATGGGACGTAAGTATATGTACAAAGCATTATTAGGAGCCATATCGTTCTCCTTGTTTTATGAATGGTGCGAGAGATATTCTCCGCTTGTCATTAATTTGCACGGAAGCTTGCTTGCTGCAGCCATATTCTCTGGTATTTTAACGGGGATCGGCGCAGGCCTCGTCATACGAAGCGGCAGTGCGACCGGTGGAGATGATATTCTAGCGGTACTCATAAGTCAGCGGAGCCGGTTTAAGATAGGTACTGTATTCTTTTTAATGGATGCAGTGGTTTTGGTAGTATCTCTTGCTTTTATGCCGCTGAAAGAGACGCTGTATACGATCCTTGCTGTTTGGATATCAGGCAAATTAATTACCTTGGTTACACAAGGGTCTAATCAGTCTCATCCTAAAACCGAAACAGTGCCAAGTGTACCATATAAACAAGCGATACAAGATAAAGTAAAAATTTCATCCACCGTACCGGTTGTACAGCCTGCCCCGAAACCTGCAAAAGCTATTCTTACGAATAGCCAGCGGAGCTTAGCGGGAGTAAGCGTGCATCCATCCAGTACAGGAGGTTCCTAG
- a CDS encoding nucleotide-binding protein, with the protein MMTKKPRAFIGCSLEAKPIAAAVHENLRYAAEVTPWYTGVFNPGNYTIEDLEKEVQNNDFAIFIFHPDDVAKIRGKVVATVRDNTLFEMGLFMSKLGRKRIFFILPEHVKELEDTSQVEGMRMPSDLLGLGSLHYEIRSDGKWAPAVAVACNKITEVMDMLGPWTDLSVQKEINKVRQEEDSKRIQLLKLLRFFRELLRSRKADDQMLHRMSDTLRTTFVSRPHFLVRGTTVHRTTESGYLQQVAGNVGEIGRKYSLDVNDGKSPDDPSRILTVDAFKENKIKVNLYDDYLEKEYMLCYPVASNYVFTVHLVGHLEAGDELFQQIDHDNRQLFSAIHDLLGGEMG; encoded by the coding sequence ATGATGACTAAAAAGCCTAGAGCGTTCATTGGATGTTCTCTTGAAGCGAAGCCTATAGCCGCAGCGGTGCATGAAAACCTTAGATATGCGGCTGAAGTGACTCCTTGGTATACCGGTGTATTTAATCCGGGGAATTATACGATTGAGGATCTCGAAAAAGAAGTACAAAATAATGACTTCGCCATTTTCATTTTTCATCCAGATGACGTCGCGAAAATTCGTGGCAAAGTGGTAGCAACGGTACGGGATAACACCCTGTTCGAGATGGGTCTTTTTATGAGCAAGTTAGGTAGAAAACGCATATTCTTTATATTACCAGAGCATGTGAAGGAACTCGAAGATACATCCCAAGTGGAAGGCATGCGAATGCCATCCGATCTGCTTGGACTCGGGTCCTTACATTATGAAATCCGCTCAGATGGGAAATGGGCCCCCGCCGTGGCAGTGGCCTGTAATAAGATCACAGAAGTTATGGATATGCTAGGCCCATGGACTGACCTTTCGGTTCAAAAGGAAATAAACAAGGTCCGCCAAGAAGAAGATAGTAAACGAATTCAGCTTCTCAAGCTGCTTCGCTTCTTTCGCGAACTGCTGCGCTCCCGTAAGGCTGATGACCAGATGCTTCACCGAATGAGTGATACGCTGAGAACCACATTTGTCTCCCGTCCTCATTTTCTTGTCCGAGGAACTACCGTTCATCGGACCACAGAATCCGGATATCTCCAGCAAGTGGCAGGAAATGTGGGAGAGATTGGACGTAAATACTCACTGGATGTAAACGACGGGAAATCTCCGGATGATCCAAGCCGGATCCTTACCGTAGATGCTTTTAAAGAGAATAAAATCAAGGTCAACTTATATGACGATTATCTTGAGAAAGAATATATGCTGTGCTATCCTGTAGCAAGTAATTATGTATTCACCGTGCATCTTGTGGGACATCTCGAGGCAGGTGACGAATTATTTCAGCAGATTGACCATGATAATCGCCAATTATTCAGTGCTATTCATGACCTGTTAGGAGGAGAAATGGGATGA
- the cysK gene encoding cysteine synthase A → MNSKQTTPSKHKNRLIAEHVTDLIGDTPAVKLQRMLGSEHAEVYVKLEYFNPSGSVKDRAAFNLIRQAELDGLLLPGSTIIEPTSGNTGIGLAMNAAAKGYKAILVMPDNMSKERIQILRAYGAEVVLTPASERMPGAIRKAQELKESIPHSFIPQQFENSANPDAHRTTTALEILTQMEGNLDAFVATSGTGGTITGTGEVLREHLPSIKIYAVEPAGSPVLSGGKPGPHQLVGTSPGFIPPIVNTDVWDEIIQVKDEEALHTMRQLASQEGLLVGPSSGASVWAAMQIAIRLGPGHKVLCIAPDTGERYLSMGMF, encoded by the coding sequence ATGAATTCTAAGCAGACAACACCCTCGAAACATAAAAATCGGTTAATTGCTGAGCATGTTACAGATCTTATCGGAGATACACCGGCTGTAAAATTACAGCGTATGCTAGGTTCTGAACATGCTGAAGTTTATGTAAAGCTCGAGTATTTTAACCCCAGCGGAAGTGTAAAAGACCGCGCTGCCTTCAATCTGATCCGACAAGCAGAGCTTGACGGACTGCTGCTTCCTGGCTCAACCATTATTGAACCGACAAGTGGAAATACGGGCATTGGCCTGGCGATGAATGCGGCAGCCAAAGGATACAAAGCCATTCTTGTCATGCCCGATAATATGAGCAAGGAACGCATTCAAATCTTGAGAGCGTATGGCGCAGAGGTCGTACTCACTCCCGCTTCAGAACGGATGCCTGGTGCAATTCGTAAAGCACAGGAGCTAAAAGAAAGCATTCCTCACAGCTTTATTCCGCAGCAATTTGAGAACAGCGCAAACCCTGATGCACACCGGACTACGACTGCACTTGAAATCCTTACCCAAATGGAAGGAAATCTGGATGCCTTTGTGGCCACTTCTGGCACCGGAGGAACGATTACAGGGACAGGTGAGGTTCTGCGCGAACACCTTCCGAGCATAAAAATCTATGCAGTAGAACCCGCAGGTTCTCCCGTTCTATCTGGCGGTAAACCAGGCCCTCATCAGTTAGTTGGAACAAGTCCCGGCTTTATTCCTCCCATCGTAAATACAGACGTCTGGGATGAAATTATCCAGGTGAAGGATGAGGAGGCTCTTCATACGATGCGGCAACTCGCCTCACAAGAAGGGTTACTGGTTGGACCTTCTTCCGGAGCATCGGTGTGGGCGGCTATGCAGATTGCAATACGGCTAGGACCTGGACATAAAGTGCTTTGTATCGCTCCAGATACGGGCGAAAGATATCTAAGTATGGGCATGTTCTAA
- a CDS encoding ATP-dependent DNA helicase, whose product MERYPFSYDPSEPFVKQVGDWVADVFYDVLPEHGFDIRDEQIFMAYQLERAYANKKTIFAEAGVGTGKTLVYLLYAVNYARYTRKPAVIACADESLIEQLVKQEGDIAKLARYLDLQIDARLGKSPDQYLCLKKIDSVRLQDEDAAVIEDVYETLPDFVHSPGTMQSFYPYGDRKEYPNLNDEQWNKINWDTFQDCFVCDKRHRCGMTLSRDYYRKATDIIICSHDYYMEHVWTYEGRKREGQLPLLPEHSSVVFDEGHLLESAAQHALSYKLKHSAYEEIVTRLLDGEVRETLALRIEDSIDQSQLVFELVAEQSTAIPGSDRKRVRIDDKLLSELNRWKSTIEAIDEELVFESGLHTLDEYKLRIVEEHLEMIQTALHLFRDPAHYICWAEESEDGAATLAIMPQTVKEVLEERVFGLQMPIVFSSATLSVDGSFDYVASSLGISDYLSFSVNSPYDYEKQMKLIAPSELLGEGDMRMEVAAAKKLAMAAKLIKRTDGRALLLFKTMNELREFKKAASHHPYFASYKMLYEGDREISSLIAEFQNTEESVLCAASLWEGLDVPGPSLSNVIIWSLPYPPEDPVFMAKREAADSAYEEVDLPYMLLRLRQGLGRLIRSSTDEGIAAILDAEILANSNVRERVEAVLPPGAKLSVESL is encoded by the coding sequence ATGGAGCGATATCCTTTCTCCTATGATCCGTCAGAACCCTTCGTCAAGCAGGTCGGCGACTGGGTAGCGGACGTTTTTTATGATGTACTACCTGAACATGGATTTGATATCCGTGATGAACAAATATTTATGGCTTACCAACTGGAAAGAGCCTATGCGAATAAGAAAACAATTTTTGCTGAAGCAGGAGTAGGCACAGGGAAAACACTTGTGTATCTGCTGTATGCAGTTAACTATGCAAGGTATACACGAAAACCAGCAGTCATTGCCTGTGCAGATGAGTCGCTCATTGAGCAGCTTGTTAAGCAAGAAGGGGATATTGCTAAGCTTGCCCGTTATTTGGACTTACAGATCGATGCAAGACTTGGAAAATCTCCGGATCAATACCTCTGTCTCAAAAAAATAGACAGTGTTCGTCTTCAGGATGAAGATGCAGCTGTCATTGAAGACGTATATGAAACACTTCCTGATTTTGTCCATTCACCGGGCACGATGCAGTCTTTTTACCCCTATGGAGATCGTAAGGAATACCCGAATCTAAATGATGAACAGTGGAATAAGATCAACTGGGATACTTTTCAGGACTGTTTTGTATGTGATAAAAGACATCGCTGCGGCATGACGCTGTCTCGTGATTATTACCGCAAGGCGACAGACATTATTATCTGTTCCCACGATTATTACATGGAGCATGTATGGACTTATGAAGGAAGAAAAAGAGAAGGTCAGCTTCCGCTGCTTCCTGAGCATAGTTCGGTTGTATTCGACGAGGGACATTTACTTGAATCGGCTGCACAGCATGCTCTTAGTTATAAGCTGAAACATAGTGCTTATGAAGAGATTGTTACTCGGCTATTAGATGGAGAGGTTCGGGAGACACTCGCACTGCGAATTGAGGATTCGATTGATCAGAGCCAGCTGGTCTTTGAACTGGTTGCAGAACAAAGTACAGCCATACCTGGTTCCGACCGAAAACGTGTCCGCATCGATGATAAACTGCTTAGTGAACTGAATCGCTGGAAAAGTACGATCGAAGCGATTGATGAAGAGCTTGTATTTGAAAGCGGACTTCATACACTAGATGAATATAAACTGCGTATTGTCGAAGAGCATTTGGAAATGATTCAAACGGCACTTCATCTGTTCCGCGACCCGGCTCATTATATTTGCTGGGCAGAAGAAAGTGAGGACGGGGCAGCCACACTTGCCATTATGCCGCAAACAGTCAAAGAAGTATTAGAGGAACGAGTATTTGGACTCCAAATGCCGATCGTATTTTCTTCAGCAACCCTTTCGGTCGATGGATCGTTTGATTATGTAGCCAGCAGCCTTGGGATCAGTGATTATTTATCTTTCTCTGTAAACTCACCATACGATTACGAGAAGCAGATGAAACTGATTGCCCCAAGTGAACTCCTTGGAGAAGGAGATATGCGAATGGAAGTTGCTGCAGCGAAGAAACTCGCGATGGCTGCCAAACTAATCAAGCGTACCGATGGACGAGCTTTATTGTTGTTTAAAACGATGAATGAACTTCGTGAATTTAAAAAAGCAGCTTCTCATCATCCTTACTTTGCATCCTATAAGATGCTTTATGAAGGAGACCGGGAGATCAGCAGCTTGATTGCGGAATTCCAGAATACGGAGGAAAGTGTACTTTGTGCGGCTAGTCTATGGGAAGGACTAGATGTACCTGGACCTTCGCTCTCCAATGTTATCATTTGGTCACTTCCTTACCCGCCGGAGGATCCTGTATTTATGGCTAAACGGGAAGCTGCTGATTCAGCATATGAAGAAGTAGATCTGCCGTACATGCTGCTTCGTCTGCGCCAAGGACTCGGCAGACTCATTCGTTCTTCCACAGATGAAGGGATTGCTGCGATTCTGGATGCAGAAATTCTAGCTAATTCCAATGTGAGAGAGCGAGTCGAAGCCGTCTTGCCCCCTGGAGCTAAGCTCTCAGTAGAATCACTGTAG
- a CDS encoding GNAT family N-acetyltransferase has translation MTSWIIRSELPSDFHAIAELHALAFAYNFGMGEAALVSALRTRKNFDSELSLVCLKNDRFIGHILFTPQEVQIEGNKVKNLILAPLSVHPEYQKQGVGSALITEGLHRAQQKGYELSTVLGHPHFYSRFGFRSNAWMDEQVKIPLETIFVTETKPFLRERRVESSDLPILYEMWETNYGLSSFSILPGHSLLDWISPSNKVRASSILIGEELAGYIRYREREPNSIIMLLARDREAFVYITSYLKEKLNPLQNTHLLLPICSISPLLKQLDWVYDITQKTYAEYMVFILDGLSRPSLLSYFKDIHNGTKTRGYLIWPTEFDLC, from the coding sequence ATGACTTCCTGGATTATTCGTTCCGAACTCCCGTCTGATTTCCATGCGATTGCGGAACTGCACGCCCTGGCTTTTGCCTATAACTTTGGAATGGGAGAAGCTGCTCTTGTCAGTGCCCTTCGTACACGGAAAAATTTCGATTCCGAACTCTCCCTTGTCTGCCTAAAGAACGATCGATTCATCGGTCATATTCTGTTCACCCCGCAAGAAGTACAAATAGAAGGAAACAAGGTGAAAAATCTAATCCTAGCTCCTCTATCCGTTCATCCTGAATATCAAAAACAGGGTGTTGGCTCTGCTTTAATTACCGAAGGATTACACCGCGCTCAGCAGAAAGGATATGAATTATCCACAGTACTGGGCCACCCGCATTTCTATAGCCGATTTGGCTTTAGAAGCAACGCATGGATGGATGAACAAGTGAAAATCCCGCTCGAAACGATCTTTGTAACGGAAACCAAGCCCTTCCTCCGGGAGCGGCGTGTAGAGTCCAGCGATCTTCCTATACTATATGAGATGTGGGAAACCAATTACGGCCTATCTTCTTTTTCAATCCTCCCGGGACATTCACTCCTTGACTGGATCAGCCCGTCTAACAAAGTACGTGCATCTTCCATTCTAATCGGTGAAGAACTAGCAGGTTATATCCGCTATCGCGAGAGAGAACCTAATTCTATTATTATGTTACTTGCACGTGACAGAGAAGCTTTTGTCTACATTACATCCTATTTAAAAGAGAAGCTAAATCCGCTTCAAAACACCCACCTGCTTCTTCCCATATGTTCTATATCTCCGCTTCTTAAGCAGCTGGATTGGGTTTATGATATCACACAGAAAACATATGCCGAATACATGGTCTTCATACTAGATGGACTGTCACGTCCCAGTTTACTTTCCTATTTTAAAGACATTCATAATGGGACGAAAACTAGAGGATATCTAATCTGGCCAACTGAATTTGATCTTTGTTAA
- the modA gene encoding molybdate ABC transporter substrate-binding protein — protein sequence MIKMTKVSYVCLCFLFMMLLTACGSTGSTPGSTSTSTKQQSQQSTSELSSTQAEVTELTISAAASLTDALEELRPIFEANYPEIQLTFNFGSSGALQQQIEQGAPADLFLSAAEKNMQTLIQNHQILEGYSETLLTNELVLVSANNREFDITSEADLTNSEVKVVAIGIPESVPAGSYAKEALEKLGLYDKLLPKIIQAKDVRQVVQYVETGNADAGFVYKTDAVLSKVNIVHTVDSELYAPIHYPVGIIQASKHIKEAKIFYEFLTSDEAKTLFQKYGFKGL from the coding sequence ATGATCAAAATGACTAAGGTTAGTTATGTTTGTTTATGTTTCCTCTTCATGATGCTTCTAACCGCATGCGGTAGCACAGGTAGTACACCGGGCTCTACTTCTACATCTACAAAGCAACAATCGCAGCAATCTACTTCAGAGTTATCCTCTACACAGGCTGAGGTCACTGAGCTCACCATTTCAGCTGCAGCAAGCTTAACGGATGCGCTGGAAGAGTTACGGCCGATCTTTGAGGCGAATTATCCGGAAATCCAGCTTACTTTTAATTTTGGAAGTTCCGGCGCACTGCAGCAGCAAATAGAACAAGGTGCTCCCGCCGATCTCTTTCTATCCGCTGCGGAAAAGAATATGCAGACTCTGATTCAAAACCATCAGATCCTGGAAGGTTACTCTGAAACGTTGTTAACAAACGAACTTGTGCTAGTGTCCGCCAATAACAGAGAGTTTGATATAACATCTGAAGCGGATCTAACGAATTCGGAAGTAAAAGTTGTAGCCATCGGTATTCCAGAGAGTGTTCCTGCTGGGAGTTATGCTAAAGAAGCATTAGAAAAACTGGGCTTATACGATAAACTGCTTCCGAAGATTATACAGGCTAAAGATGTGCGTCAAGTAGTACAGTATGTTGAGACAGGTAACGCTGACGCAGGTTTCGTATATAAAACAGATGCTGTTCTATCTAAAGTCAATATTGTACATACGGTTGATTCAGAGCTTTATGCACCCATCCATTATCCAGTGGGTATTATTCAAGCAAGTAAACACATCAAGGAGGCCAAAATATTCTATGAATTCCTTACATCCGATGAGGCCAAGACCCTATTTCAGAAATATGGGTTTAAAGGTCTTTAG
- the modB gene encoding molybdate ABC transporter permease subunit yields the protein MIDWNLFWAPVRLSLMIALLSSMVTIIVGSLLAKWMSRKTFRGKLILETAFMLPIVLPPTVVGFLLLVLFGRNSFVGTIIERIFDAPLLFTWWAAVIASIVVSFPLVYQTMKVGFSSVDRELEAAGRSIGANEWQVFRYITLPLVWPSLMTAYILGFARSLGEFGATLMIAGNIPGKTQTVPTAIYIAVDSGNTTMAWVWTVSIIVISFLLLLITGRTKTT from the coding sequence ATGATTGATTGGAATTTATTCTGGGCACCCGTCCGATTGTCACTAATGATCGCATTGCTATCAAGCATGGTAACGATCATTGTAGGAAGCTTACTCGCAAAATGGATGTCTAGAAAAACATTCCGCGGAAAGCTAATTCTTGAAACTGCGTTCATGCTGCCCATTGTACTGCCTCCTACCGTTGTTGGATTTTTGTTACTTGTTCTTTTTGGCAGAAACAGCTTTGTGGGTACAATAATAGAGCGCATATTTGATGCTCCTCTGCTATTCACATGGTGGGCAGCCGTTATTGCTTCAATTGTTGTATCTTTCCCCCTTGTCTATCAAACGATGAAAGTGGGATTTTCGTCTGTTGATAGAGAGCTTGAAGCAGCCGGCCGTTCCATCGGTGCAAATGAATGGCAAGTCTTTCGCTATATTACACTTCCTCTTGTATGGCCTTCTCTTATGACCGCCTATATACTTGGATTCGCTCGGTCGCTGGGGGAATTTGGGGCTACACTCATGATTGCAGGCAATATCCCAGGAAAAACGCAGACTGTACCCACTGCTATATATATCGCTGTAGACAGTGGGAATACAACCATGGCATGGGTATGGACCGTCTCTATTATTGTTATTTCTTTCCTCCTTTTACTAATAACAGGCCGTACTAAAACGACATAA